A window of Hordeum vulgare subsp. vulgare chromosome 5H, MorexV3_pseudomolecules_assembly, whole genome shotgun sequence genomic DNA:
ttcgttaatttcctgatatcaagtaatcattttctttgcctcgcagggtttggacgaagttcgtcaataaggttcccggtctaaacaaagagttgtgatttatgcaccccaaagtaagtagtactagttaGTGTCACGCatttctaattgattcaaatttttatCAATGTATCATTATCATGTTTGCTTATCAGTTTAATTGAACTCTATTTTCGTAAAGTGTAGTACCAGAAAGAAGGCATTGTTTTATGttcatactacgtatgcgagttcattcgttactcgacctctgagcgggtctcctgtgagaaacaatttcaagtacgtaaataatattcacaattgtgttgaattttatttatatatatgcatgtattgacccccttctttaaattagatctgcgaGATGCGCATTTTTAGAGTatcgattttgtttattttaccaCGCTTTATAGAAATGTTATTTCATGCTAAATTTTTGCATGCACTTAGAACTTTTGACAAGGTTGgtttcaaataaaaataaaaaaaaaattgaactttttcaaacgTTTTTCGGTTTTACTGTTCACCCGAACTTaaatgagctcgggagccaaaaggcACTTTCCAATGAATAGTTGAACTTTATTTGTATTACTGTCATCAAAGTTTACAGATTTTTTCCATTTTGAGAAAAAAAATATCACGTGCTAAATGGGCCGCACTGACTGCAGACAATTTAAGAACCACAGCCGATTCCGTTTGCGCTTAGGAGCGCTTACTGACAACAAGagatagtttgtttgtttgaccTGGATGCTAGCCAGCACATGGTGCGTCGTTTACCTTCAGGTTTCCGGTTCTACACCGTTTAAGCGCTGTTCCTCATTTCAGTttatactccttccgttcctaaacATATCTCCTTTCAAAGATTTTAATATAGACTATATGCAGATATATATGTTTTAGAGTGTAAATCTATTTATTTTGCTCCATATATGATGATTATCCatattaaaatctctaaaagacttatatttaagaacataGAAAATATTACTCATTATTCTAGTAGTCATGTATTTATAAATAAATGGGCCCCATGCCACGTCATCTATATACTAAGCCACGTCGGCATATTTTACATATGCAGATGAGAATAGTACCGTACCAAGTTTAAAAACCAGTTTGCCATATTTTTCACATTATACTAAAGTGAGCATTACATCTCATCATTTTTAATATGGGTATTAGACAAAAATCAGCATCGACCTCACCGAACCTTGTTCGACGGATATGGCTagagatgtactccctccgttccaaaataagtgtctcaactttgtactacctccgtccaagtgtatagggcatgcgcgtggttctaggttgtcaatttaactagctaaatatatattatatgggatgaaaattacatattcagaaaCTACATATTCGCATGAATCTAATGGTATATTATTTATTACATATAATACATATTTAAATAGTTAAATTAATGACCTAGAACTACGTGCATGCCCTATACACTCGGACGGGCATGCCCTATAcactcggacggagggagtactagctctaatacaaatttatactaagcttgagacagttattttgggacggagggagtagttaattATTTTGTTTCAAGATATCGTATCATGTGAAAAGAAAAGGCTCTTATTAAGGTTTCCAAACCCTCGCAAAATTCTCAGAAACGTTGTACTGCTAAGGAATTGTGTGACGTGCACCCATACAAATGGGATTTCAACAAGCCAATCTTGTGTTTTACCATTGAAAAACAATCCGAAACACTGCAATCGCCAAGCTCCTTCGCTGATGAGTGTACCGGTTGTCAAGCAGGAACAGCTACGCCTTCTTGCTTCTGGTATATTTTACTCCACTAGATTCCGATTTAATCTAATCTCCACTTGATTTGTCCTCGGGCTCTTCGGACGGACCACCCTCCGTAACACCAACTTCCGCAGGACGGAGCACGCGATCATGTAACATGTACCCCACCTGAAACCACAAAAATGTGCAgtgagtactactactactaccaccatatATGGAGTTAACGAGAGACTGGAAGGATACCCATACAACATTGTTGCCAAGATAGTGATATATTTAAAGCAGGGAAGATAGCAAAAATCAAAGAGCTAAGCACCATTAACTACCACATGTagtttattttttgaatttttatgtAATTAGACATTACTCTCAGAAGTGATTCTCCTTCTAAATGCTCTTCCATGGAGATATAACACGATAATTCTTACTGTGTCAAAACAGCCAAAATATGTGGAGGGGGGCGGTACATGTGTCACATTCACGTATAATAAATCTGGATTTGAAAATTTTACAAAGCAAAGCCAGTAAATGGGCCAGGTGTATTCAAGCATCCACTATTCTTTACGCTTGTTCTACAAATCAAAATATTCTGATTTGCTGTTTAttgtttattccatatatatacatTTTCCATCGAAGTTACCTATAACGCCCTGTTTGGATTGTCGTTTTGCATCTAAATACGCTGGTAAGAAAAATACGGATGTTCATCCGCCATTTCACTTTTCGTCTAGAAATAGCTGGGATCCCGTAAGTTACATCTGTATTTTTAATACACTTGTATATAATACCGTGGAGAAACGCTGAACCAAACACGGCCTAAGCATGACCATCTGTGTATTCAcaatctttttttatttttattgtgcTGTGCAGATATTAAGGGCTGCCTGGAGCTAGGCCACAACTGGCTTTTTTCGTTTTATGCTCTTTCTTACTTCGACATGGTTTATGAACGCGGCTACATATAAAGAAATGATTAAGATCGTATTTGCAAGAAAACATTTATTGACCCATTTACTAATATCACACATTTGATTCAGAAAAGTGGAGGAAAATCGTATGAATACAAATTTCCCTAtgctaacatcacatcctttgaatTGAATTTCATAAAACATAAAGAAATTTTACCATCCACCCAAAAAAAATACATTTCTATGAATGGCCAAAACAATTTTTTACAGTTCTTACTTCATTTTATCTCTGCATGTGCTTTGACCTACAATGAATACAAAAGAGCATGTTTCTAGATGGTAGGACCAGTGTGGCTGTACAAACATAAAATTATAAGACCATATGTCCGTAAAACAAGCCTAAAGAATACAGAACTGCCAATCAACAAATTATAGATGAATACAGGAATAGATCAAACTCAAGAACTCTAAGAACCGACATTGTTAGATTTAATAGGACAGGGACAAGCATATATATCAGAATCTTGATGATGATACATACCTTCACAACAGAAGCAACAGTTCCGGATGGTTTTGAAGGATCAGGAATTTGGAAAAGTGCAAAATGCTTATCAGGATCAAATTTCTCATTCATTGGATCAAACTTTTCGACTCCAAACTTCTTAAAAACCTGTTCAAAATTGAGGAAAATCTCAAATTAGGCAATATTATCACCCAAAGAGCAATgtgcaaaaggagaagaaatagttaAAAAACACTCATGAAAAGTAGGACAAAATTCAGGTACAGAAAAGCTACAATAGCAGGAACAAATCATATTCTGATGAATAACATGCACTACACAGAAAAAGTACCTCTCCAAGTTGCTTATCAGTCATGTCTACACCCTCCAGTAGGGTTTTTAGTAACGGTACAGCTCCACTAGAATCTTCAGATGTATCTAATTTTGAGAAGCTTTCCTTTACAACAGATGAAGCTCTAGCCAAATTGTCAGCAACATCTAACAAGCTCTTGGAGAAGTTCTGCAAACACGATTAAGACACTGTAAGAAATAGCAAATTCAAAATAGCTAATCAAAATGCTTAGAAATATCATCTATGCCATTAAAAGTTCAAACCAGAAATCAGATGTAACAACATCACACCTGTACTGCATATTTTTTTGAGTTCTCAGATTCACGCTTTGTCCGGGCAATGACATTTTCCATTTCTGCATAGCTGCGCAAAACCTTGTCCTTCATATCTTTGACCTCTTCATCTTTCAAGGTCAATAATTCATCCTTCTCAAAAACTAGCTTCACTAGATCCTCCTTTGACAGATCAAGGTCTTCTGTACCTGAACCAGAAAATGCAGGTCATTCAGTTCATCACCTCCTGATAGACTGGGACTGAAGTCTTTCAAACCTACTTCCAGACGAACCACTGTCTTCCTTTGAAGCTTCACCATTTGATTCATGTGCAGTACTTTCCTGGTCTTTGGCTTCGTGTACCTCCTtatcattttgttgaggagtagaaGATGAAAAGCCAAACCTTTGAAAGATGTTGCTTGAGTATCTCAAGGGCTGATTCAACATATATGGTACCTGCTTGTCAGAGAGTATATACAGCTCGTATAAGTGAATAGATAGTAGAAACAGAAACAGCCCAAAGACAGAAGATTACTATTGGCAATTCAGGTATTATCTAAACCAAATTAACAGTCTCCCGTTAAGTGTAAGTAATAAAGAGATCTTGTGACACAGACAGTTTAGGGGTCGATATGATAGATGTTAGTACTATGTGGAAGAAGACTTCAAGAAGTGAAAGTCGATCAATAAATTAAACATATGTAGATAGTCCAACATGAATTCTGAGAACAAAACCATCACAACATGTGTAGTCTAAAGATTAGGATATAGACTAGCTGTAAGAAAAAAGGATTTCGATGATTCATAATGAGAAGGAAGGAGAAACCAGGCTGATGCAGAGGTTCATGCAGTGAAGGTCAGAGTAAACAGCCTGAAAGATGCTCTACCAAGATATAAGAACGCCAGTATACATAGCCACATGCTGAGATCTCTGGCAGATGCTTGAGATCAGGGCAGATTAAATTTGTTTGTGGTAGATGCTGCATATTTACATCAGCCTAGTTTCTTATTCCCATCTTGCAACCACTGTTTTTCAGTCGAACGACTGGTCGTCGAGTCGTAACCGAAGGTCGACTCAAACATGTCAGACTCGAATAATTGGCAGAGTCAAGCGACACAATATGCAGATCATCATGTCCTTACAAGGAAGCACATCATATTACTGCAGGCATAAGTACAAGTAAATgataaactggaattctggaatctatatttccaaaaaaaaaaaaaaaaaactgcccATTCCAATAGTAGGAAGTTAGTCCCTTGCAGGAAAATCCCCAACTCTGTCGATATTCAAATAACAATTCTGACAACATCCAAAACCCAAACATCCAAGGGTTTTATGGTCCAACACTAGGAAACACAACTCATAAACCATCGTATCTAAAATCCCAAAACTGCCTACACTTGATTCCTCCGTCGAAACCTAGACTTAGCATGATGTTATGACGAATCCAAAATCAAACCTCCGTTTGAAGCAAAACCATAGACTCCACCAGCCATCGCCAGGAGTAAATCCCTGAACTCCCCCGACCAGAAACCACGGACGAAGAATAATCTACCGCCGAAAACATCGAGCATGGACGGCACTCCTCCACATCCTAAAATCTCTACGAATCCCCTACGAGATGCGACCCAAAAACACTCGAGGAACATCAAGGTTCAAACCAACCGGCCGTAGAAAATCTCACCCTGGCGGGGCCGAAGGAAGAGACGAACGGGCGAGCGGCGGCCACCGCCACGCCGCCGAGCGGCCGCCTAGCAGAGGCGGCCACCACCGCGGCGGCGCATTGCCTCGTGGCCCGCGCGAGGAAGCGCGCGGCTACCATCTCCGCGCTGCGCTAGAACCGGGAGCGGCGGGGGGGTTTCCGGCGGATTCGCGAGGCGGGCGCCGAGGAGGAGGGCGGGGGGGGAGGAGAGAGGGATCGAAACGTCTGGAAGGGAATTGCGGCCAGCGGGGGAAGGGAAGAGCGCCTAGGGATCGAAGCGAATGACCGTTATACCCCGTGAATACATCGCGAGGCAGGGGTGGGCTGGCAGGGGTATTTGTGTCTTCTGCAGGGAATTTTGTGGGATCAACTTGTCGTCCAAGAAGGGTTTAAGGGTTTGAGCGGTTTGGGTTATCTGACCGCTGACattcttttttttcttattctttctGAAAGGTCCGCTGGCCTTCTTGAGAATTCTTGATTTTGTTTATATCGGctatttttctttttaattagCAGTTTACTTTGAGTCATCAGCGGTGTGTTGGTTGTAGCGTGAAAATTGAATAACTTTCGAATGGTCGGATCCGATTTAATGTCGTTGAACATATCAATCCTTATAAAAAAAACTGCCGTATAATATTTTGTTATTGGTCTTAACAAAATCATTAAATATATGTAACATCGAAGACAATGCTTGTTGCATTAAAAAGAAAAGACTTACAATATGAACACAACATTTGGTTTGAAGACTACGTCGATACGAGGTGGCATGGCGTCAACTATCCGAACCACGAAAAAAAacattgttgagtcccttgtgttTGTGTCCTCTATACTCCTATTTTACTTTGTTGCAAGTTACTTTTCCCGTTCCCATGCTCTTGTAGATTGCTTGTTTAGTCATAAGGATCAATTAGAGTATTTGGTGTAAATTTTACAAACTTTCTAAAACTTTGTGTAGAGTTTTTATGAGAATATTTGACGAGTCGATAAACAATGTGGGCACACTTTTGCCTCCCTACATGCTCTTCATAACCATCATATGGTGTGCTCTACTTGCCCCGACTGGTGTGGCCTCGCAAGACGGATGGCGACGTCCATTCCCTACCCAGTCGCCGACAACCACCCCTTATGTCGACGCACCtcaccacaaccaccacaacaacgacgGTGGTCGGGTCCATGATCCATTTGGCTCCAGACTGAGGTGGTGGGGCATGCCCTCGTCGATTCCTCCAGCTCCAGACAACCAAGGAAGAACAACGGGCTCACAACGATGAGCGGGGCACTCAATGTCTCAATGGTTATCATTGTTGGGAGCAAGTAGAAGGAAGAGTCATAGTACGGAGTGGAGGAGGACAACATAAACCATCGCACACCCAACATCTGTACGGAGCCCTCCCTTTAGTGAGAAGGACATAGAGAAGCGATAGGTAACAACGGAAGGCCACTAGCGAAGTGAAGCTCTCCATTCGCCGAGCAAACCATGCGCACACTAT
This region includes:
- the LOC123395623 gene encoding grpE protein homolog 2, mitochondrial isoform X2, coding for MVAARFLARATRQCAAAVVAASARRPLGGVAVAAARPFVSSFGPARVPYMLNQPLRYSSNIFQRFGFSSSTPQQNDKEVHEAKDQESTAHESNGEASKEDSGTEDLDLSKEDLVKLVFEKDELLTLKDEEVKDMKDKVLRSYAEMENVIARTKRESENSKKYAVQNFSKSLLDVADNLARASSVVKESFSKLDTSEDSSGAVPLLKTLLEGVDMTDKQLGEVFKKFGVEKFDPMNEKFDPDKHFALFQIPDPSKPSGTVASVVKVGYMLHDRVLRPAEVGVTEGGPSEEPEDKSSGD
- the LOC123395623 gene encoding grpE protein homolog 2, mitochondrial isoform X1; amino-acid sequence: MVAARFLARATRQCAAAVVAASARRPLGGVAVAAARPFVSSFGPARVPYMLNQPLRYSSNIFQRFGFSSSTPQQNDKEVHEAKDQESTAHESNGEASKEDSGSSGSTEDLDLSKEDLVKLVFEKDELLTLKDEEVKDMKDKVLRSYAEMENVIARTKRESENSKKYAVQNFSKSLLDVADNLARASSVVKESFSKLDTSEDSSGAVPLLKTLLEGVDMTDKQLGEVFKKFGVEKFDPMNEKFDPDKHFALFQIPDPSKPSGTVASVVKVGYMLHDRVLRPAEVGVTEGGPSEEPEDKSSGD